The sequence ACACTGTAAATCGTCTATTTTTAGTCACAGCTCTGTGCTTGCTGGTCTTAGTTCTAGGATGCTGAGACAGTCATCGGCAACAAGATGATCGACACAACCCCGCCCTCAGCTTGCTCTGTGATCGTCAGGCTCGCCTTGTCACCATAAAGGGTATCGATTCGCTGGCGAATGTTGCTCAGCCCAACACCATGGCCAGCAGCACTAGACTGTGTTTTCAGCCCTACGCCACTGTCTGATACTTCAATTTTCATCTGATCGTCTTGTTGAACAATTCGGATATTTACTTCACCACCAGCGGCTTTGGGTTCGATTCCGTGTGTTAGCGCGTTTTCGACCAGAGGTTGAATCAAGAATGGCGGAATCACTTGCTGGTCGCTGATGCCGTGCGTTTCAATCGAGAACGTCAAACGATCATCTAATCGTATTTTCTGAATGTTCAAATAAGCGTCTAGCAAGTCGACCTCTTGCGCGATGGTCGACTGCTCGGTACGGCTATTTTTCAAAGTAACACGCAACAAATCAGTCAATTTTTCAAGCATCAACTTAGCTTTGGCGCTGTCACTCTCAATCAATACATTGATGGTCGCAAGTGTGTTGAACAAGAAGTGCGGCTCAATTTGGCTTTGCAACTGTTTAAGCTGGCTTAATACCACCACCTTTTCTTGATCAGCCTGACGACGCTTGGCCACTTCCAATTCGTTATCGGCACGTAATTGCTGCTCTCGGGTATAGAAATAGTAATAGCAAACCGAACAGAAGATCACACCCAACAACACCACAGATTTAAGGTCAGAAATATTTGCCCCGAAATATCCGTTCAACCAATAGTGCGCGTTCAAGGTGCCAAAGGTCATCGCGATTACCATTGAGATGCCTACTTCAAGCGTTCTGGATGTTCTCTTGAACAACTTAACCAAGATGAAAGAAGAACCCACCGCGCTATAACCAAAACCAAAACTGATCGCGAGATTCGCCACAAGGTCGCCACCCCAAATAGTCTGGGTTGTAATGGCTATAACTAAACAAAACAAAGTGGTCAGCGAGAAGCTTTTAATCCATGAAAACTGACTGTTTGAAGAAGTGCTCATTAAAATCGTCCTTTGATATTTAAAAGAATCATATGACTATCGGGTAAGTTGGCGTAAGCAGAATCACTTTTACCGCCTAGAAAGCGTGCAGCAAGTTCCAAATCCAACGATGAATCACCATTATCGAAAGCCTGATAATTAAGCCACTGCGTAGCAATAAAGCCACCGTCTTGTGGAGACAGCATGACATCAAATGTTGGCGTGATATCTTCAAGCCAGCCATGTGTCGAATCCAAAGACCAATGAAACATGATGTTGTGTTGAACCAAGTTAGCGTGCTGATAGCCTTGAGCGTAAGAACCTGCCAGTGATGCTGTCATCGGATTATTCGACAAAGACTCAGCATTCTGCAACGCGCTTTGCCACTCAGAATCACTCCAAGCACGGCTATCAAACCAGTATTCCAATACCACATTGTGGCCCGTGTCATTGGCCCATGTTAATCCTGCTAACGCTTGATATGCCTCGCCCTGCTGTTCAAGATAAACCGGTTGGAGCAGTGAGTTGGGCTGGCTGTAACCCAAACTTTGTCGCTGATAAACCATCGAACCGTGAAACTCCCACGCGAGGTTTAATACCGACACCAAGCTCGCTCCTAGTAAACCGTGGCGTACATCGTCGTAATAAGCGACCCATTGATATTCGTGATCGCCTACTAAGTTGTAACGACGTAAGCCAAACCCTTGTTGCTGATTCTGCTTTTCGAACTGATTCACATCTTGGGAAGTCCATGATGAATCGCTGTAAAGCAGTGTCCATTCGCCCGTCATATCGAACAGTGACGCTGAAGCCACACCTGCGCCCTCTTCTGCGACAATGCCCACTGGGTTTTGTCGGTAAGGCTTGATGATGTCTAAAGGTCGATAGCCATAGCCTATGCCCCAATCTAGGCGAACCTTGCCGAGTGTCACATCGAGGTAGTGATCTCCGATTACTGAATTCGACACCTCAACACCACCTTGCCAAAACAACTCGCGCACAATGAATTCCGATTCAAAGCTCGCGTCTTGGTCTTGAGGAGTATTACTCAAAATGTCATTGGCTTTCACGGCAAACAGGCCAAGCCAATTATCATATCCAACCTCTAGATCCAACAAGCCATTGAGTGACTGACGGTTATCAGACGCTAAAGGGCTGAATGGCGACTCTCGCGATTCAACGGCTTCGGCACTCAGTTGCCAATCCCACGCCAAGCTCAATTCATCTGCCTGAACCGTATTGCTCACACAAGACAAAGCAAGCAAAGTAACGGCTGAATACTTGATGTGAAACTTGCGATTGAGAACTTTCATTCCAGCCACCTAAAGCCCAGAAACACTGTTACGCGATAAATAAGCGGGGTTGTAGTATTTATCTACCAAGGCTTGTTCGCTTACCTCGCGGTACTCAATCACGGTTTTCTTACTTGGTTGAATCTTATCGAGTAAGGTCATCGACACCACACTTGGCAAGCCATCACGCACGCCTTCAGTAAACCACGCTTTCTTAGCTAACTTTCCTGAACGCAGATACAAATCCGCTTTAACTGGGAATGCACGATCTGCTGTTAGCCACAGATCAATCGATTGATAACTCGCGCCCTTAGTTTTCGCCATTAGCTTTAAGTGATGGGTATCAAGCTGCTCACCACTCGGCATCTCAACCTGTTGTTCGGAAACCCATTCGCCTTGGTAATCTTCGCTCCACGTCAGAGTCGAGATGTCCCCTACCGAAGCTTCACCCAACAGCTTTTGCATCGGAGTAATACGAATTGGACGGCGAGATTTCGGCATCAGTAACCAATAGTTGTCCTCTATCATCAGCATCTTTTGACCCGCCTCGACCGCCGACTTGAACACAACCAACGACTCTCTGTTTGGTCTTGTGTAGACGTTGTATTCACGGGTTTTGTCTAGTTGCTCGTCTTGATATAGCGCGACCAGAGAAACCACTTTCGACGCTTGTTCGCTGTTCAAGCGGTAGCTGTCTGCCTTGGCGATCATCTCGGTAACTTGTTGTGAATCGACAGCCCAGCTTGACGACGGTGCTAGAGCCAACACAGAACCTAAAATAGTGAGTGAACGAGTAAATTTATACATAAACTAGCGCCTCCGTGATTGGCTTATTTACGCCTTTGCGAGCAGAGAAATAAGCGGCCAGTAAACAGATCGTCAGCACACCTAAGGTGGCGTAACCAACCAATTCCAATGAGAAATAAATGTTGAGTGGGTAACCTTCTGTTCTGCCGGGAGGTGGTGGCATTTGCACATCAACCACCAGCAATAATACCGACACTAAGCCACTCACTAGCGCGCCTATCGCACTACCAATCACAGCCAGTAAGCCCGCCTCTTTTAAGAAGCCTGCGACGATTTCAGAAGGGTAACTACCAAGAGCCGATAAAGTGCCTATTTCACGAGTGCGCTCAGTCACCGACATGGTCATGGTGTTAAACAGCGACACGAACACTACCAATGCCATCACCGCGCCCATAATGCCGAAGATCCGGTCGTAAAGATCTTTAACCTTGGTGTAGAAAAACGCGCGATCTTGCCATGGGGTGATCTCTATTTCAGAACCTTGTTGAGCATCTTGCTTGTCCAAAGCCATTCGAATGCGTTGTTGAACCGTCGATGTCTTGTTGGTTTCAAAAAGGAATACCGACAAGGTGCTAACTTTGTCTGAAGCTAAAAGCTCTTGAGCTGTCGTGATGTGTACGTACAACTGACGCTTATCCAACTCAGGCACGCCAGTCGAGTAAATGCCTTGCACCTTAAAATCAAAAGCATTCAATGCGCCGTCACTGGTGGTAGCGAGCAGCGTCACCCAATCACCAACAGCAACCTTGAGGTTACGAGCAAGGTCGGTTCCGAGCATAACTTGGGGTTCTTGGCTGTCGTACCTTGGCGATTTCACATCCGAGAGTGTTTGCCCACTGCGCACATCTAAGAAAGGCCCTTTCATATCAAACTCGCGCTCATTCACACCCGTGCCCATAAAAATGGTCGACTTGCTACCGTTAGAAACCAAACCGCTGAAATAGACTCGTGGCTGCACACCTCGTACGTCACTATCGCCAATGATGCTCTTGGTTAGCGCTTGAACGTTATCCAGACCATTACTCAACGGCATATCTTCGTCTTGTTCAAAATAACCCGGCGTGCTCAAAGTAAGATGACCAGTATCGCGCGCGGTTGATTCGCGCAGAGATTCATAGGTGTAAAGCCCATAGCCTCCTGCCGACGTCAGCGCAAACACTGCTATCGCGATAATCAATACCGACAACAAACTGCGTCGACCGTTTCTCAATAAATTAAGCCACGCCAAACGCACCGAGGTAGGAAACAAAAAAGTGCTCATTCTTTGTGTTAACTTGCCCATGAGATGGCCTCCATTGCTGTGGCTTGTGGTGCCAGTTGGCCGTCGATAAGTTCAATCACTCGGTCACAACGCTGCGCCATTCTTGGGTCGTGCGTTGCGACAATAAAGGTGGTGCCCATTTCGTGTCCGAGCTCTTTCATAATGTCGATCACCAGGTTGGCGGTATGGCTGTCTAAGCTGGCAGTCGGCTCATCGGCAATCACTAGGCTTGGGTTGTGGATCAGTGCTCTGGCTATCGCGACACGTTGCTGCTGACCGCCTGAAAGGTTGTCTGGACGGTGATGAACGTAATCCCCTAGCCCAACACGCTCTAACATGTCTTGCGCTCTGGTCTGCTGTTCTTGCTTAGAGCATTGATTCAGCATTAATGGGTAAGCGACGTTCTCAAGCGCTGTCATCACAGGAACCAGATTGAAGCGCTGAAACACAAAACCCAACGACTGACGACGAAAGCGCGCAGCAGCAATCTGCTCTGTTGGATACGCTTTGCCATCAATATGAATCTCGCCTCGATAGTCCATATCCAACAAACCAAGGATATTCAAAAGTGTGCTTTTTCCAGACCCAGACGGGCCACATAGCGCCACCATTTCACCGCGTTTGATCTGACCATCGACTCCCTTGAGTGCGTCTACGCTTTGACCACCCGTAACATACGCTTTGCCGATACCTTTAAATTCAATCATTTCATTGCCCTCTGATTACCCATCATTCTTTAGCGTTTGCTGCTGTTACTTTGCTTTCGCAAGGAGGGCTTTGGCCGTCATGGTCTCGATGTTTCCGGCATCAGTACTTTCCATTTTTTTAAGCCACACCTGTGCTTGCTCGAAGTCTTCAGCACGAATCGATGCCGTAATTGCATAACGGTAAATCCAAGATGTCGCAGCGAAATGCTGTTGCTGGAAAACATCTTCAGCCAGTAGCGAGAGGAACAGGTCATAACCACGATCAAAATGGTTAAACATGTCTGGCAGAGAGGTGTAAGTAACCGCGGCCATTGCGCGAGTCAGGTAAGAATCTGGTAATCCTTGAACACGAGGTTGCTCATGAATCGGTTGATCTTCGTCTTTAAGCAGCACTAGTGATTTATCAATGGTCGATAAGCCCTTCTCCACATACTTCATCTTGTTCCAAGGTAAGAACGCGTCACGCCCCATCAGGGTTTCAGTGCTTCCTAGGTACACCAAGGTTAGCGGCGTAGCGCCGTCTTGCTGCAGCGTGTCATTGAGGCGTTCATACGCCACCTCAACCAAGTCTTCATTGCCTTGCGCCGCTTGGTTGTAGATATCTAGCACGTCTGAACTTGGGTTAGCTAGCGCCAACGTTGGAGCCAGCGAAGTAAACCCAATTAAAAGTGAACGACGAAACAGAGCAGTAAGTGAGTTGGAAGTGTTTAAAGCAGTCATGATGTGTAATCCCTTTCAAATGTTGACGTTGAAAGGTTAACCACAAACTGTCACGCCGTTTTATCAATGCGACGAATGGTAATAATAAGGAGTGAATGGCTGAGTTAGGGCGTGAGTGGGGAACGCAAAGCAAAGTAGCGGACTTTCCTTCATCCCAACCTGAGGCTGTTATTATGGTTAAAAATACAATAGGTTGCAGCACAAGAGGAACATATGCGCCATTAAAAAAGAGACTCCAATGAGCCCCTTTTCTATTTCAATTTATCTGAGATATTCGCTAACTTTTTATAGCTCTTCTTTGTTCTCTTTATCAAACTGGAACATGATGTTCTTCTACTTTGACTTTATGAAGATGGCTCATCTTATGATTGTTAACGAAGTCTTTTCCGTCCACAAATTTCGTTTTCGTACCATTAGTAATTGTTGCAATGGTATTTCCAAAGACGGCGTCAGTATGACGGGCATATTCACTCATCGTGGTCTTAACGCCGCGATCAGCAAACTTTTTCTCCATCATTCGAGAATACGTAACGAATTCAGCAGGTGTAATTTTCTCGTTCAGTTTCGCGTTGCTTACAACCTCGTTCACAACATCTGTTCCCAATAACGATTCATCAAGGTTGTTTAAGATCTCCGCTGCTTTCTTGGGATGTACTGTCGGTGCCCTTTCACAGGTATACAACCCATAAAGGAACTCGACAATCATCTCAATGCTTTCTTTCTCGTGTCCCCCCATCAAATAACTGCCGTTTCCTACTGAACCTCCCTGATATTTGCTCTCGCCATTGAGGTGCTTAGCTAAGTTGCCATCGGGCTTTATGCCGACACCTATGTCGAAGAAGTAATCCCCTTTATTTAAAGCCAGTAAAGAGACCATGTTCTTTGCAAAAGCTGGACTACCGTGATTGATACTCGCCTCATACAACTCAGTCATCTTCTGAGCAATTTCTGGCGTTGACATATTTTTCTTAGTTAGCAACTCATCAACGGAAACGAACTTAACATTCTCAGGAATCTCGACGCGTGAGTCGTAACATGTTCGCCCTTCAGTACGTCTATCGACATAAATGATATGTTTTACCTTCGGGGTGATTTTTGCATTACTAATCACATTTAACAGACCATGTTCCTTTTCAACACTGGGAATAATATTGTCTTCGCCACTTTCGGCTTTAGTGTTTACCCAACAATAAGCAATGGTCTTGGTTGGAAGTTTAGAAAAGGTCGGTTTCGCGCACAACAAGGAACTGAATCCACGCTTTTTCTTGTCTTCTTTTAATGGAGTTAATGTTATGTCGGCGTTTTCGTCATTGCGTTCAGCCATGACTCTTTCTCGATTTTCAGCCCAACGCTGATTATCGGCTTGAGTAACTGTAAGCTCCTCCTTTCGAGCCAAACGCTGTTGATTAGCTCGCTCTTGGGGTGATTGTTGTGTTTGTTCTGTGTGGGTACTCGGTGAAGATTGATATCGCATTAAATTGCCTCTAACCATCAAAATGTAAGCAATTGTAACAATACGATAAATTTATCAACCAAATAAAGAGTGGTGATAAAACAACCACTAAAATGGATGTTTTTACTAACAAAAAGCTCGTCATGAAGGATGAGTGTGCGTGAGTTAGTTCCTCATTTTTACAATGAAACAAGTAAATCAAGATTAGATGACTTTTTAGTCTCTTCTGCTTCGCCCAAACTGAAGCCTAATCCATTTATACCCATTCCGCGTCAACGAACAGGTTTCATCCCTACCTATAAAAAACGCTCCAGCGTAGTTGGAGCGCTTTTAACGACTTTTAAAAAGGGAATTACTTAATCACGCCACATACAATGCGTGCACCACCACCGCCAAGTTTAGCTGGGTGGTCCGAATGGTTGTCACCGCCAGCGTGGATCATCAACGCTCTGCCTTTCACGTCATCTAATGTAACTCTTGGCGCCATTACTGGCTGGTCAGCTACGCCATGAGCATTAACGTAAAGCGACGGTAAATCACCAAGATGATTATCATCAGTCCAAGGGAAACCATGCTTGCCCGTATTTTCCGGGTCATAATGTCCGCCTGCAGCTCCACCGAGAATGATTTTTCCATCTTTGGTGATGCTGTCGCATGAACCATTCACGTGTACATGGAAGCCATGTGTACCAGCAGGTAAACCTTTCAATTCAGGCGTAAAGACAGCTCCGTATTCACTTGAGCTTATCATTACAGTTCCGGTTGACTGACCCGAGCCAAGATCGATCATTTCAACATTCACTACTTCAGCAAAAACCGGAGAAGAAATAAGAGCAAGTGCAGCAAGCCATGTTGTTTTATTCATTTTGTTACGTCCTTTTATTGTTATTTGCACAATTCGTTTATTACTGAAGGGATTTCAGCACATTGGATTGACCATAGATTTCGGCAAATTCTTTCAAATTAAGTCCTGCTTTATTACGCAACTCTGGGGAACACTCTGCTTGGTACAAGTCTTTCGCAATACTAATTTCGCGTTTAATCAATGCCCCCATCAAAGCGGTGTTTCCACGTTTGTCTTGCAGGCATGCATTGGCACCCGAATCGAGTAAAAGCCCCACGGTTTCTCTGTTTCCTTGATAAGCGGCCACCATGAGTGCGGTATAACTTTGGTTATTGCGTTGATCAACGGGGAAGCCTTGAGAAACAAATGCATCGACCACTTCATTGTTACCAATACGAGCGGCATCAAAGAACAACCCAACCAGAGATTGGTATTCCTCTTCCAGTTTGTCGTCAGCAGCCAATAAGCTGAGCGAGGAGATCAAAGAGAAAATAACGGAGCTGAGTAAAAATACGATTTTCATTTATTCCCCCTAACTAACAAGATTAGAGAATGGCCTACAGGAGCCCTGATTTTCGGGCAGAAAAGAGCAGATAAATCTCCCGCAGGCCAAAACTTTACGTCTTACGTTGTTGCTTAATTGTTCGCTTGTGAGAGTTTTTCCACTCGTGACATACTGGTGCCAGTTGCTTTAGCCAAACGCGTTCCATATTGTTTGTCTGCACGATAGAAGTAGCTCACCATCGTCGTTTTGATGTCTTTGTCCGTCACTTTATTCAAGTCACCAGCGAGGTTAGCAATCAAATCACGTTTGTCTTGTTCATTCATGCTGCGGTACTGCACACCCGCTTGATAGAAGTTTCGTGGATTACTGATCGCTTTTTGTTGCACCGTACCAACAAGCTTGGTTTCTACGGCTTTGAATTGAGCATCTTCTGCCAACTCTAGCTTTCGGCTTGGCTCATAGTTAACATCACCATGGCTTAGCGATGCATTATTACTCAAACCATTTTGGTTATGGTTGCTCACTGGCGCTAGCGGGCGGTTTACTGGCAGTTGGAACAGGTTCGCACCCAAGCGGTAAAGCTGCGTATCTGAGTAAGCAAACAAACGACCTTGTAGCAAACGGTCTTCCGACGGCTCAATGCCTGGAATCAAGTTAGAAGGCGAAAATGCCGACTGTTCCGTGTCTAAAAAGAAATTTTCAGGTAAACGGTTCAACGTCATTGTGCCTACTTTTTTATCCGGCACATTCAGCCATACCTTAGTTGCATCAAGCCCGTTGTAATCAAGCTTGCTCAACGCCTCCGGAGACAATACCTTCACGTAAAGATCCCACTTAGGGTAATTACGTCGGCCAATTTCAGCATAAAGGTCATTGGTCAGATGGTTGAAATCTTTACCTTGCATCTCAGTGACTTGATCAGGGCGAAGGCTTTTAATGCCTTGCTGGCTCTTCCATTGGAACTTCACATAGTTCACATCGCCTTGCTTATTGATCCACTTATAGGCATGAACCCCAAATCCATCCATAGTGCGGTAACTCGCTGGCGTACCTAAATTGCTGTACACCCAAGTCAACATGTTGGTCGCACCCGGCTCACTGCTGAAAAAGTCGAAGAATCGGTTTGGATCCTGAACATTAGTTACTGGAGACGGTTTAAGGGAGTGCACCATATCCGGAAACTTAATCGAATCACGAATAAAGAACACAGGCAGATTATTCCCAACCAGGTCCCAGTTACCCTGTTCAGTATAAAATTTAGTGGCGAAACCACGTGGGTCGCGAAGTGTTTCTGGCGATCCTTTAGAGTGAATAACGGTCGAAAAACGAACGAAAACAGGAGTCACCTTACCTTTATTAGTAAAAGGGTCGGAAACCGTTAAATCACTAAAATTACCAGAAGCGACGAATTCACCATGTGCGCCCGTCCCACGAGCATGAACAACACGCTCAGGAATACGTTCTCTGGCAAAACGCTGCAATTTTTGGATCAGGTGTACATCTTGCAGTAATACACTGCCATTCTCACCTGCTGTTATGGAGTTTTGGTTATCACCTACAGGTGCACCGTTGTCTCTTGTCAGGGTTTGAGCCTGTAGAGATATGCTGGCTAAGCCAACTGTAATTAATAAAAAGCTTTTTGACATCTGCATGGTTGCTCTCCAATGCGTGCTAACCATTAAACCAGTCGAGTGGTTAATGGATATTCAAAAGCTCTTTTCTGCCCACCAAGAATATAACTTCAATGTTTACATTTGTTTAATGGGAAATAACGATAGATTCAATAGGTGAAAACGATGGAACGGTTAAGTGTGATTGGGGTGAGGTAAAACACAGTCCAATTTTGATGTTCAAAACCCTGCTTCATCTGTACTTCTATACAACCAAAACAAAAATAGCCGCTAATAAGCGGCTATTTTTAGTTATCTAAACGAAGCTTCTATTACTTCGATCTTTCTACTTCTTCGTCTCTTCTATTTTTTAGTCTCTTCAACTACCGCTTTCATCAATACTGATGTATCCATGCGGCCTTGTCCTTCAGCAGACAGTGCCTTGTATGCGTTGTTGGTCTTTTCCGTCAATGGAAGTTGGATGCCTTGACGCTCAGCTTCATCTAAGCAGAAGCCTAAGTCTTTGATCATCCAATCAATTGCAAAGCCGAAATCAAATTTATCTTGCGCCATTGTGGTAGCACGGTTTTCCATCTGCCATGAGCCAGCAGCGCCATTTTTAAGGCAATCAACCAGAGTTTGTATATCCAAACCTGATTTCTCTGCAAGCACCAAGCCTTCGGAAAGGCCATTCAATACACCTGCAATGCAGATCTGATTAACCATTTTCGCACGTTGACCTTGGCCTACTTTACCCATCAGAACCGACGACTTTCCGTAAGCTTCGAATACAGGTTGAAGGTCGTCAAACAGCTCTGGTTCGCCACCACACATGATGGTTAACACGCCGTTTTCTGCGCCCGCTTGGCCACCAGATACTGGTGCATCCATAAAGCGAACACCCGCTTGCTTCGCTGCAACTTCAAGCTCTTCAGACAGAATTGCCGAGGTTGTGGTGTGATCAACAAGAATCGCGTTTGGCTTCATTGCGGCCAGAGCGCCTGTTTCGCTGGTCGTCATGCTGCGCACGTCGTCATCGTTGCCCACACAAACCAATACTACGTCAGCTTCTGCGACACATTCAGCCACGCTCTCAGCAGCTTTACCTTGGTGTTTATCAGCCCAGTCTAATGCTTTGCTGTGAGTGCGGTTAAATACCGTCACTTCAAAACCGGCTTTGACTAGGTGGCCTGCCATTGGGAAACCCATTACGCCTAGCCCGATAAAACTTACTTTCATTTCTTACTCCTTTTATTTGACCAAGTCATCGCTATGAAAAGATCGAACACTCTCAATCAATGCATCAATAAGCAGGGTCAAAGCCTTTGGCTGATATTTTCTTTCTTTGTACACTAAATACGCTTGGCGATCACCCCGATGATACTCAGGAAGTACTTGAATCAGATTCATTTCCGGGGATACATGACGAAAAGGCAGTGAAGCAAGCCCCAAGCCTTTTTGCGCCGCGGCTGCCACTGCATGAATATCGTTAACGATGAACTTGGGTTTTATCGTGATCATCTGCTCTAAGCGGTCAGATTTGTAGAGCGGCATATCAAACACATCATCGACACTAATCCACTCTTGATGCTCGAGATCGTCTGGATTTTTAATCTCATCACGCGAATCTAAATATTCTGGGCTTGCGAAAAACCCGTGCTTGGCCTTAAACAATGGCCGCGCAATCATGCCGTCCATGTCGGAAATTTTAAACGAGATCAACAAGTCACGATCCGTTTCAGGAACGACTTGCTGCTGACTCAGGATGAGATTGAGCTGCACTTTTGGGTACTCAGCAAGAAACTGCTCGACAGTCGGGCGAAGAAAACCACTATAGAAGTTATGAGGCACCGCGAGCTTTATCTTACCTTGAATCGCATCGCGCTCTTCAAGCAAGCTGCTAAAACCTTGATGCAGGGATTCCATGCCACTACTTAGCGCCGCAAAGGCCGCCTCACCGTCTTTGGTGGCCACCAGCTCTCGTCCTTTCTTTTCTAAAAGGCGGATGCTCAGGCGCTCTTCCAACGCGGTTAACCGACGCGACATGGTCGACACAGGCAGTTGTAACCGTTTCGAGGCCGATAACAAAGAGCCCTCTTCCACTACAGTGCAAAACAGGAATAGATCATCAATGTTTCCAAATATGGAATTCATACTTCTATATGTGCCTATTTTTCTCATTTATGGATAAGAGTAACCTTAATGTATTCCAATAATAAAATCACTAAGGAGAACGGATGAACAACAAACTTCATTGGGTTACAGCGATATTGTCTTCACTGGTCATGGCTATCATGATGTCGGGGATCATATCGGGGTATAAGGTGGGTTTCAGCCAAGCATGGCCACCAATTTGGTTAAACAGCTTTTTGATTGCTTGGCCGTGTGCACTCACACTGAGCCTAACCCTATTACCACAAGTCAGAAAAGTCGCCGAGTGGCTATGTCGCCCGAGATCAAAAACGATAACTAAAGCTAACTTATGCGAAGATTAAGAGCATGAATTCAAAGGTTATTAATAGAACCACCGGAACAATGATCAAGGTATTTAATCATTGTTACCGACATAAAAAAACCGAGCACTAGGCTCGGTTTTTTAATAACTGTTGTTACTGTAAAGATTACAGCTCAGCGTTGTGGTAAACCTGCTGAACATCATCACAGTCGTCAAGCATGTCTAAGAATTTTTGGAACTTCTCAGAATCTTCTTCAGCTACTGGCGTAGTTGTTTGAGGAACGAACGTGATTTCCTCTACGTCTAGAGTTAGCTCAGGGAACGCAGTGTGTAGTGCAGTCTTCGTTTTGAAGAACTCAGTCGTTGGAGCGAATACAGTGATAACACCGTCTTCTAGCTCAACGTCAGTCACGTCTACGTCTTCCATCATTAACGTTTCTAGGATGATCTCGTCATCTTCGCCTGCAAACTGGAATACAGCTTGGTGAGCGAACATGTGAGAAACAGTACCTTCAACACCGAT comes from Vibrio bathopelagicus and encodes:
- a CDS encoding LysR family transcriptional regulator, translating into MNSIFGNIDDLFLFCTVVEEGSLLSASKRLQLPVSTMSRRLTALEERLSIRLLEKKGRELVATKDGEAAFAALSSGMESLHQGFSSLLEERDAIQGKIKLAVPHNFYSGFLRPTVEQFLAEYPKVQLNLILSQQQVVPETDRDLLISFKISDMDGMIARPLFKAKHGFFASPEYLDSRDEIKNPDDLEHQEWISVDDVFDMPLYKSDRLEQMITIKPKFIVNDIHAVAAAAQKGLGLASLPFRHVSPEMNLIQVLPEYHRGDRQAYLVYKERKYQPKALTLLIDALIESVRSFHSDDLVK
- a CDS encoding DUF2798 domain-containing protein, with translation MNNKLHWVTAILSSLVMAIMMSGIISGYKVGFSQAWPPIWLNSFLIAWPCALTLSLTLLPQVRKVAEWLCRPRSKTITKANLCED
- a CDS encoding YebC/PmpR family DNA-binding transcriptional regulator yields the protein MGRSFEVRKASMAKTAGAKIKVYSKYGKEIYVLAKNGSSDPDMNLPLKHLIAKAKKDQVPAHVIDKAIDKANGGGGEDFQPARYEGFGPGGTSVIVDCLTDNGNRTFQDVRQCFVKTGAKIGVEGTVSHMFAHQAVFQFAGEDDEIILETLMMEDVDVTDVELEDGVITVFAPTTEFFKTKTALHTAFPELTLDVEEITFVPQTTTPVAEEDSEKFQKFLDMLDDCDDVQQVYHNAEL